One Hyla sarda isolate aHylSar1 chromosome 11, aHylSar1.hap1, whole genome shotgun sequence genomic window carries:
- the TUFT1 gene encoding tuftelin, with amino-acid sequence MNGLCTLQQLQPEPEQDSIKTLRLTLRDDHSPERTDTTKVKPVGRAFALISSRPLRGSRPLNSELIKSKDGDEEIIKVYLKAKAEDKKNHEWNVSQLRNEVRQIQEARTSLKLLREDLGASKHEGHQSDKGDKMEMQPGGGLTSTMWSQTAANEEELPLDNGKNMREMAQKLYARLQETERRHSADRKNYEEKLTHWQQEAEQNSQARVEAQAMAAERQKEVDELKRLMSNMEKEHQHLRQTVKDNEKELENMREQNQPDTALQDRCQELEKTVCTLKEKIHHLDDMLKSQQRKVRQMIEQLQNSRTATQEKDSLIQELREKVSWLQAENLELQDKLEHFLSNQPGHTSYLPRSYSRPNLQNVKRVYIPAGAGRPLPLIKLVET; translated from the exons ATGAATGGCCTGTGCACCCTCCAGCAGCTCCAGCCGGAGCCCGAGCAG GACAGCATTAAAACGCTGCGTCTGACCCTACGGGACGACCATTCTCCCGAGAGGACGGACACTACTAAAGTAAAG CCGGTGGGACGTGCCTTCGCCCTCATCTCCTCTCGCCCCCTCCGGGGGTCCCGGCCCCTCAACTCTGAACTGATCAAATCCAAAGATGGAGATGAAGAGATCATTAAG GTTTATCTCAAAGCTAAAGCGGAGGACAAGAAGAACCATGAATGGAATGTCAGCCAGCTGAGGAACGAGGTGCGGCAGATACAGGAG GCTCGGACCTCTTTGAAGCTCCTAAGGGAAGACCTTGGTGCCTCTAAACATGAAGGTCACCAGTCAGACAAG GGTGATAAGATGGAAATGCAGCCTGGGGGAGGACTTACTAGTACAATGTGGTCTCAGACAGCAGCAAATGAAGAG GAATTGCCACTGGATAATGGTAAAAACATGAGGGAGATGGCCCAGAAGTTGTATGCCAGACTTCAGGAAACTGAGAGGCGGCACTCAGCAGATCGCAAGAATTACGAG GAAAAACTGACTCACTGGCAACAGGAGGCTGAGCAAAACAGCCAAGCTCGTGTAGAGGCACAGGCGATGGCTGCGGAGCGTCAGAAAGAGGTGGATGAGCTGAAGAGGCTGATGTCCAACATGGAAAAG GAGCACCAGCACCTGCGGCAGACTGTTAAAGATAATGAAAAGGAGCTGGAGAACATGAGAGAACAGAATCAGCCAGACACAGCCCTGCAGGATAG atgtcaAGAATTGGAGAAGACTGTGTGTACTCTGAAGGAGAAGATTCACCACCTAGATGACATGCTAAAAAGCCAGCAGCGTAAAGTGCGCCAGATGATTGAGCAG CTCCAGAATTCCAGGACGGCCACACAAGAAAAGGACTCACTTATCCAGGAGCTGCGGGAGAAAGTGTCATGGCTGCAGGCAGAG AATCTTGAACTACAGGATAAACTGGAACATTTTCTATCCAACCAGCCAGGACACACATCCTACTTGCCAAGGAGCTACTCCAGGCCCAACCTCCAGAACGT CAAGCGAGTGTACATCCCTGCAGGAGCTGGCCGCCCATTACCACTTATCAAGCTGGTGGAGACATGA